One genomic region from Mauremys reevesii isolate NIE-2019 linkage group 7, ASM1616193v1, whole genome shotgun sequence encodes:
- the LOC120409461 gene encoding uncharacterized protein LOC120409461, translated as MQSPPSQEITQSRICRRAPAWSEWEVLDLIACWGDESVMAELYSKKRNANTYVKVSRAMTERGYSRDTEQCCTKIKELKQAYQKASEVNRHSGSHPHTFCFYCELHAIMRGDTTTTSSLSVDTCKGGVARNEEEESLEENSAQAASGESVSPPSQELFLILEPIASPHSQGGLPDHDPGEGTSGANVSTWPLSILFQWLVQIRMQKK; from the exons atgcagagtccaccatcacaagagatcacgcagtcccggattTGCAGACGAGCTCCCGCAtggtccgaatgggaggtactggatctcattgcatgttggggagacgaatctgttatggcagaactatattccaaaaaaaggaatgcaaatacATACgttaaagtctccagggccatgacagagagaggctactccagggacacagagcagtgttgtacaaaaatcaaggagctcaagcAAGCATACCAAAAAGCCAGTGAGGTGAACAGGCACTCTGGGTCACATCCCCATACATTCTGCTTCTActgtgagctgcatgcaattatgaGGGGTGACACCACCACTACCTCATCACTGTCCGtagacacctgcaaggggggagttgcacggaatgaggaggaagagtcattggaggagaacagtgcacaggcggcaagtggggaatctgtttccccccctagccaggaactattcttaatactggagccaatagcctctCCCCACTCTCAAGGTGGGCTCccggaccatgaccctggagaaggtacttctg gtgcaaatgtttcaacatgGCCCTTATCTATTCTGTTCCAGTGGCTGGTCCAAATTAGAATGCAGAAAAAATGA